The Lutra lutra chromosome 7, mLutLut1.2, whole genome shotgun sequence genome segment CTGGACCACTGGGACAGAAGGGAATGTGGTGAAAATGAGGCTAGGAAGGGGGTAGGCTGATGGCAGGCTGAACTTGTAGGTCTCTTTGGAAGATTTAGTCTGGATTTTATGAGCAAAAaggaagttgttttttgtttttaattaaagcttttatttttaagtcatctctatccCCAtcgtgaggcttgaactcatgtccctgagatcaagagtggtgTGTTCCACTGACCGAGCTAGCCAGCTGCCCTAGGAGGGTTTGAAGCCTGTCTGATTCTTGTGGCAAACAGGTTTGAGGGGGCCTGAATGGAAGTGGTGAGTCCGTGAGGCCATAGTGGACTCTGTATGAACAGGGAGAGTGGCTTTGACCAAGGACATGGTgagagcagggatgggggcagaaTTGGACATGGAAGTCAGGGTCAGGAGGTGTCAAGGTCTGAGACACTGGACTGCTGGGTGGGAAGAGCAATAATGAACATTCTTTTATTAAGTATGATAAATCATGTCTTCATTTCTACTAAGGATAGGAAAAGAGGCCATGGCTGAGCTCTGGGTAAGGAGAAAGGGAATAATGATGTGTAGGTTGTGCTCTGTGATGTTTAATATGTTCTCTTGTTCAATCTGGGCAACAAAGTTGAGAGATAAATACTGTTATCTATTTGTGAGGAGCGAGCTCTGAGCAAGgtacctgctcaaggtcacagctgGGAAAAGGTGAAACCTCACGGcctcctctcttaaaaaaaaaaaaaaaaaaaagccagaacaccttctttctttctcttccgtATGCTGATAGCTGAGCTAGAGCTTTTTGGCAAGAAGGGGTAAGAGGGGGGACCTGGAAGAACTCCTGCTCTGGAGGAATGCTAGGGACTCTGAGACCCTGTCCCCAGGGCTTGGATTGTCTGGGTGTGCCAGATCCAGCCACAGGGGTGACCCACGCTGctcttgacctgagccagaaaCTGACTCTCTCCTCTGCATCTCCCACCTCTTCCTGCTCCTGGGAGGTCCTTCCCTGACTCTAACCTCAGTCCTCCCGCTTCTGTCCCCACTGTCCCAGCACGCAGGCACATCAGTGCCACCCAGCCCCgctcctccctctacctgctgcccGCCCTTCAGCCCTCGTCCTGCAGCCCATAACTGGACACTGTTTGCTCCCCATCAGGTGCCCTGGCACACTGTGTCTGGACCTCCTCCTCTCTGGAGCCTGAGCAGAGGGTGCCCCTGCCCAACCTACTGACCTTTGCCTGTGTGAGCCCTGGTTAATTTTTGCCCAGACTGTTGGCTGTGGGGCTCCTCCCCCGTCCCCTCAGGGATATAAGTCTGGCCCGAGGCTGCCTTGCTCCTCGCCATCCTgaacctcccccagcccccaccctgccctcacCATGGCCAAGGGCTTCTACATTTCCAAGGCTCTGGGCATCCTGTTCATCATCCTGGGCGTGGCGGCCGCGTGCACCATCATTGCTCTGTCCGTGGTGTATGCCcaggaaaagaacaagaacacCGGGAGCTCCGCCGATGGCTCCACAGTGAGCCCCACGAGCCCCACGGGTCCCATAAGCCCCACGGGCCCCACGAGCCCCACGGGCCCCACGGGCCCCACGAGCCCCACGAGCCCTACGAGCCCCACGACCCCCACCGCCCCCACGGCCACTGGATCCACCACCGCGGCTACCACCTTGGACCAGACCAAACCATGGAACCGTTACCGCCTCCCCAAGGCTCTGATTCCCAGCTCCTACAATGTGACACTGCAGCCGTACCTCACCCCCAACAACGACGGCCTGTACACCTTCAGCGGCAAAAGCACCGTGCGCTTCATGTGCAAAGAGTCCACCAACGTCATCATCATCCACAGCAAGAAGCTCAACTACACCAACATCGAAGGGCAGAGGGTGGCCCTGCGGGGCGTGGGGGGCATCCAGGCCCCCGCCATCGACAGGACCGAGCTGGTGGAGCTCACTGAGTACCTGGTGGTGCATCTCCGGGAGCCGCTGCAGGTCAACAGCCAGTACGAGATGGACAGTAAGTTCCAGGGGGAGCTGGCCGACGACCTGGCGGGCTTCTACCGCAGCGAGTATATGGAGAACGGTGTCAAAAAGTAAGTAGCAGTGGGTTCTGTCTGCTTGGTGGGGGCAGGTACCAGATCCGAGGCAGAGCTGGATCCTGGGGGCCAGGGAAGGGCTTGGATTGCAAGTCTTGGAACCTGGAGCCTCTTACTGGCCCCTGACTCCATCCCAGGTGCTAGGGGAGCAGCCCCTCACTTGGGGGCTTCTGTACCCCACATTAGGGAGTCAGGGGCGAGTGGTAAAAAAGCCTCTTGGACAGATAggaaaactggggctcagaggagaGAAACTTGCCTAAGGTCTCCTGGCTAATATAGGGATGGAGCCTGCCGGGACTTTGACCCTGACTCCTGAAGGAGCTCTGCTCTCCCCGAGGAGCTGGACTGTCAGGGCCCGGAGGCTGCCTGGGGGAGACAGAGACGGGGAGGGCAAGGATGAGTCTGGAGCAGACTTTCCCGCACCCCTTCCCCTGCACGCCTGGCAGCACCCTGaaacccccaccccgcccaccctcACGGGGCACAAGCGTTTCCCCGGCACACGCTCTGACATTCTGGTTTGGGCAGGGTGATCGCCACGACACAAATGCAGGCTGCAGACGCCCGGAAATCCTTCCCGTGCTTTGACGAGCCAGCCATGAAGGCCACGTTCAACATCACCCTCATCCACCCCAGCAACCTCGTGGCCCTGTCCAACATGCTTCCCAGAGGTGAGTGGGTCTGTCCTGGGGCCACACAGCCTTGGAAAGGAGGCATCCCAGGGCTAGGATTTGGATCAGGGGAGAGGAGGCATCCTTGTGAATTCCAGTGCTCCTTGCCCAGGCCCCAGCGTCCCTCTCCTGGAAGATCCCAGCTGGAACGTCACAGAGTTTGAAACCACACCTATCATGTCTACTTACCTGCTGGCCTACATCGTGAGCGAGTTCAAGAATCTGGAGGACACAGCACCCAATGGCGTCCTGGTAAGAAGCTGGGCCCACTCGTCCTTCCCCTTCTCCGGGATTGGCCCCGGCCCGAGGGATATTCTTGTTCTAATTCATTCCCATCTCTGCCCCTGAGTCGTTAGACCAGTGTTCGAATCCCGACGCTGAGTGTCTGGGACAAGTGTCTTAAGTTTTGGCCCTCAGTCTCTGCAGCTGAATGTTTGCTCTCTCCTCATGAAGGGCGTTCCCAACCCTGGGTGTCAGGCAGACGGCGGCCATGACTACTGCTATTCCCAAAGGCTCCTCCCTAGGACTCTGAGCCCCTCAGACACCCCCAtaacctctcctctcctccctctcagtTTAACCTAGTCGGTGCCCTCACTAGCCTGCTGGCCCCTGGGGCCCCGCCCATCTGCACCAGGGGACCCAGGAGGGGCCTCTGACCTACCTCCATTCTTTCTGCAGATCCGAATCTGGGCTCGGCCTAGTGCGATTGACGAGGGCCATGGAACTTATGCCCTGAATGTGACGGGCCCCATCCTAGACTTCTTTTCTAAACATTATGATACCCCCTACCCACTCAACAAATCTGGTGAGTGAGGGGCCTTGTGGTGGGGACAGAAGATGGGGCACCCCACCCAGAGGCCATCCTGCCAATGGCCTTGCCTCCGCAGACCAGATCGCCTTGCCTGACTTCAACGCTGGCGCCATGGAGAACTGGGGGCTGGTGACCTACCGGGAGAGTGCCCTGCTCTACGACCCGCTGTCCTCCTCCACCGGCAACAAGGAGCGGGTGGCCACTGTGATTGCTCATGAACTGGCCCACCAGGTAGCCCCCCCCATCCCAGGGAGGGCCGAGAAGTGAGTGGGGGGCTCTGGGAGGAGAGGGCACAAGCCCTAGGCAGCTGCGAAGGGAGGAGGGTCCCAGCTGACAGGATAGCGGAGGGGAATCACGGTGATGCCAGCCAAGTCCTGGCCAGCGCCTGGCACATGGGGGACACTCGGTGAAGGGGAGTTCTGGGTACCGTGAGTGACCTTCCTTCCCCAACAGTGGTTTGGGAACCTGGTGACCTTGGAATGGTGGAATGACCTGTGGCTGAACGAGGGCTTTGCCTCCTACGTGGAATACCTGGGCGCCGACTATGCAGAACCCACCTGGAATCTGGTGAGCGGGGGCCCTGGGGGCCCGGGGTGCGGCGTTGGcgagccccccaccccgccgccagGCCGGTCTCCTGATGAGCCCTGGGGATTTGCAGAAAGACCTCATGGTGCTGAATGACGTGTACCGTGTGATGGCCATAGACGCGCtggcctcctcccaccctctgtccTCGCCTGCCGGCGAGATCAACACGCCGGCCCAGATCAGTGAGATGTTCGACTCCATCTCCTACAGCAAGGTACGGAGGCAGcggtgggcaggcagaggcagcggggACGCGGCCCACAGAGCCCGGCTCTGGGAGCATGCGCCCTGGCCTGGTCCTGCTGGCTCAGTCCCTCTTTCTGAgagcccctccccttccccagggagc includes the following:
- the ANPEP gene encoding aminopeptidase N isoform X2; amino-acid sequence: MAKGFYISKALGILFIILGVAAACTIIALSVVYAQEKNKNTGSSADGSTVSPTSPTGPISPTGPTSPTGPTGPTSPTSPTSPTTPTAPTATGSTTAATTLDQTKPWNRYRLPKALIPSSYNVTLQPYLTPNNDGLYTFSGKSTVRFMCKESTNVIIIHSKKLNYTNIEGQRVALRGVGGIQAPAIDRTELVELTEYLVVHLREPLQVNSQYEMDSKFQGELADDLAGFYRSEYMENGVKKVIATTQMQAADARKSFPCFDEPAMKATFNITLIHPSNLVALSNMLPRGPSVPLLEDPSWNVTEFETTPIMSTYLLAYIVSEFKNLEDTAPNGVLIRIWARPSAIDEGHGTYALNVTGPILDFFSKHYDTPYPLNKSDQIALPDFNAGAMENWGLVTYRESALLYDPLSSSTGNKERVATVIAHELAHQWFGNLVTLEWWNDLWLNEGFASYVEYLGADYAEPTWNLKDLMVLNDVYRVMAIDALASSHPLSSPAGEINTPAQISEMFDSISYSKGASVLRMLSSFLTEDLFKKGVASYLHTFAYKNTVYLDLWNHLQKVVDDNSSIQLPASVRAIMDRWILQMGFPVITVDTPTGNISQQHFLLDPESVVTRPSEFSYLWIVPITSVKNGTQQADYWLPGVRQAQNNLFRTTGSDEWVLLNLNVTGYYLVNYDEDNWRKIQTQLQTNLSVIPVINRAQVIHDTFNLASAQMVPVTLALNSTLFLNQEREYMPWEAALSSLSYFKLMFDRSEVYGPMKSYLRKQVSPLFDYFETITQSWTKHPDTLMEQYGEINAVSTACTYGVPKCKELVSTLFAEWKKNPQNNPIYPNLRSIVYCNAVAQGGEEEWNFVWEQFRSATLVNEADKLRAALACTNQVWILNRYLSYTLNPDLIRKQDVTSTLSSIASNVVGQNLVWDFVQSNWKQLFDDFGTGSFSFSNLIQAVTRRFSSEFELQQLEQFKKNNMHIGFGSATRALEQALEKTKANIKWVKENKEVVLRWFTENS
- the ANPEP gene encoding aminopeptidase N isoform X3; this encodes MAKGFYISKALGILFIILGVAAACTIIALSVVYAQEKNKNTGSSADGSTAGPTSPTGPTGPTSPTSPTSPTTPTAPTATGSTTAATTLDQTKPWNRYRLPKALIPSSYNVTLQPYLTPNNDGLYTFSGKSTVRFMCKESTNVIIIHSKKLNYTNIEGQRVALRGVGGIQAPAIDRTELVELTEYLVVHLREPLQVNSQYEMDSKFQGELADDLAGFYRSEYMENGVKKVIATTQMQAADARKSFPCFDEPAMKATFNITLIHPSNLVALSNMLPRGPSVPLLEDPSWNVTEFETTPIMSTYLLAYIVSEFKNLEDTAPNGVLIRIWARPSAIDEGHGTYALNVTGPILDFFSKHYDTPYPLNKSDQIALPDFNAGAMENWGLVTYRESALLYDPLSSSTGNKERVATVIAHELAHQWFGNLVTLEWWNDLWLNEGFASYVEYLGADYAEPTWNLKDLMVLNDVYRVMAIDALASSHPLSSPAGEINTPAQISEMFDSISYSKGASVLRMLSSFLTEDLFKKGVASYLHTFAYKNTVYLDLWNHLQKVVDDNSSIQLPASVRAIMDRWILQMGFPVITVDTPTGNISQQHFLLDPESVVTRPSEFSYLWIVPITSVKNGTQQADYWLPGVRQAQNNLFRTTGSDEWVLLNLNVTGYYLVNYDEDNWRKIQTQLQTNLSVIPVINRAQVIHDTFNLASAQMVPVTLALNSTLFLNQEREYMPWEAALSSLSYFKLMFDRSEVYGPMKSYLRKQVSPLFDYFETITQSWTKHPDTLMEQYGEINAVSTACTYGVPKCKELVSTLFAEWKKNPQNNPIYPNLRSIVYCNAVAQGGEEEWNFVWEQFRSATLVNEADKLRAALACTNQVWILNRYLSYTLNPDLIRKQDVTSTLSSIASNVVGQNLVWDFVQSNWKQLFDDFGTGSFSFSNLIQAVTRRFSSEFELQQLEQFKKNNMHIGFGSATRALEQALEKTKANIKWVKENKEVVLRWFTENS
- the ANPEP gene encoding aminopeptidase N isoform X1, which gives rise to MAKGFYISKALGILFIILGVAAACTIIALSVVYAQEKNKNTGSSADGSTVSPTSPTGPISPTGPTSPTGPTGPTSPTSPTSPTTPTAPTATGSTTAATTLDQTKPWNRYRLPKALIPSSYNVTLQPYLTPNNDGLYTFSGKSTVRFMCKESTNVIIIHSKKLNYTNIEGQRVALRGVGGIQAPAIDRTELVELTEYLVVHLREPLQVNSQYEMDSKFQGELADDLAGFYRSEYMENGVKKVIATTQMQAADARKSFPCFDEPAMKATFNITLIHPSNLVALSNMLPRGPSVPLLEDPSWNVTEFETTPIMSTYLLAYIVSEFKNLEDTAPNGVLIRIWARPSAIDEGHGTYALNVTGPILDFFSKHYDTPYPLNKSDQIALPDFNAGAMENWGLVTYRESALLYDPLSSSTGNKERVATVIAHELAHQWFGNLVTLEWWNDLWLNEGFASYVEYLGADYAEPTWNLKDLMVLNDVYRVMAIDALASSHPLSSPAGEINTPAQISEMFDSISYSKGASVLRMLSSFLTEDLFKKGVASYLHTFAYKNTVYLDLWNHLQKVVDDNSSIQLPASVRAIMDRWILQMGFPVITVDTPTGNISQQHFLLDPESVVTRPSEFDYLWIVPITSVKNGTQQADYWLPGVRQAQNNLFRTTGSDEWVLLNLNVTGYYLVNYDEDNWRKIQTQLQTNLSVIPVINRAQVIHDTFNLASAQMVPVTLALNSTLFLNQEREYMPWEAALSSLSYFKLMFDRSEVYGPMKSYLRKQVSPLFDYFETITQSWTKHPDTLMEQYGEINAVSTACTYGVPKCKELVSTLFAEWKKNPQNNPIYPNLRSIVYCNAVAQGGEEEWNFVWEQFRSATLVNEADKLRAALACTNQVWILNRYLSYTLNPDLIRKQDVTSTLSSIASNVVGQNLVWDFVQSNWKQLFDDFGTGSFSFSNLIQAVTRRFSSEFELQQLEQFKKNNMHIGFGSATRALEQALEKTKANIKWVKENKEVVLRWFTENS
- the ANPEP gene encoding aminopeptidase N isoform X4, which translates into the protein MAKGFYISKALGILFIILGVAAACTIIALSVVYAQEKNKNTGSSADGSTAGPTGPTSPTSPTSPTTPTAPTATGSTTAATTLDQTKPWNRYRLPKALIPSSYNVTLQPYLTPNNDGLYTFSGKSTVRFMCKESTNVIIIHSKKLNYTNIEGQRVALRGVGGIQAPAIDRTELVELTEYLVVHLREPLQVNSQYEMDSKFQGELADDLAGFYRSEYMENGVKKVIATTQMQAADARKSFPCFDEPAMKATFNITLIHPSNLVALSNMLPRGPSVPLLEDPSWNVTEFETTPIMSTYLLAYIVSEFKNLEDTAPNGVLIRIWARPSAIDEGHGTYALNVTGPILDFFSKHYDTPYPLNKSDQIALPDFNAGAMENWGLVTYRESALLYDPLSSSTGNKERVATVIAHELAHQWFGNLVTLEWWNDLWLNEGFASYVEYLGADYAEPTWNLKDLMVLNDVYRVMAIDALASSHPLSSPAGEINTPAQISEMFDSISYSKGASVLRMLSSFLTEDLFKKGVASYLHTFAYKNTVYLDLWNHLQKVVDDNSSIQLPASVRAIMDRWILQMGFPVITVDTPTGNISQQHFLLDPESVVTRPSEFSYLWIVPITSVKNGTQQADYWLPGVRQAQNNLFRTTGSDEWVLLNLNVTGYYLVNYDEDNWRKIQTQLQTNLSVIPVINRAQVIHDTFNLASAQMVPVTLALNSTLFLNQEREYMPWEAALSSLSYFKLMFDRSEVYGPMKSYLRKQVSPLFDYFETITQSWTKHPDTLMEQYGEINAVSTACTYGVPKCKELVSTLFAEWKKNPQNNPIYPNLRSIVYCNAVAQGGEEEWNFVWEQFRSATLVNEADKLRAALACTNQVWILNRYLSYTLNPDLIRKQDVTSTLSSIASNVVGQNLVWDFVQSNWKQLFDDFGTGSFSFSNLIQAVTRRFSSEFELQQLEQFKKNNMHIGFGSATRALEQALEKTKANIKWVKENKEVVLRWFTENS